A genomic stretch from Rhodomicrobium vannielii ATCC 17100 includes:
- the odhB gene encoding 2-oxoglutarate dehydrogenase complex dihydrolipoyllysine-residue succinyltransferase, translating into MTTEIVVPTLGESVTEATIGRWFKKPGDAVKADEAVAELETDKVTLEVNAPAAGVIAEILVKEGETVGVGALLGTIAEGAGAAANGGAPKSAEKSAPAPVAAQATTPSPVQAASPRSPNVDVLAPSVRRIAEETGINPATISGTGKDGRVTKGDMLSVIEGGAASASVAPSSFFEKAPPPAPAVRPAAPRTIEAREERVRMTKLRQTIARRLKEAQNNAAMLTTFNEVDMSTIMDLRNRYKTIFEKKHGTKLGFMGFFVKAVLHALHDVPSVNAEIDGDDIIYKNFYHIGIAVGTDRGLVVPVVRDADHKSVAEIEKEIAGFGVKARDGKLSLEEMQGGTFTISNGGVYGSLMSTPILNAPQSGILGMHKIQERPVVVNGKIEIRPMMYLALSYDHRLVDGKDAVTFLVHVKDALEDPQRLILDL; encoded by the coding sequence ATGACCACGGAAATCGTCGTTCCCACGCTTGGCGAATCAGTCACAGAAGCGACCATCGGCCGATGGTTCAAGAAGCCGGGCGACGCCGTGAAGGCAGATGAGGCTGTTGCCGAGCTTGAGACCGACAAGGTCACGCTCGAAGTGAATGCCCCGGCGGCGGGGGTTATCGCCGAAATCCTCGTCAAGGAAGGCGAAACAGTCGGCGTCGGCGCGCTGCTCGGCACGATCGCGGAAGGCGCGGGCGCGGCCGCGAACGGTGGCGCACCCAAGTCCGCCGAGAAATCGGCACCTGCGCCGGTCGCCGCTCAGGCCACAACCCCGAGCCCTGTTCAAGCCGCTTCGCCCCGCTCGCCGAACGTCGATGTGCTCGCCCCGTCCGTGCGCCGCATCGCCGAGGAAACCGGCATCAATCCCGCCACCATTTCGGGCACCGGCAAGGATGGCCGTGTGACAAAGGGCGACATGCTTTCAGTGATCGAGGGCGGCGCCGCCTCTGCGTCCGTCGCGCCGAGTTCCTTCTTCGAAAAGGCGCCGCCGCCCGCTCCCGCCGTCCGTCCCGCCGCGCCGCGCACCATTGAAGCGCGCGAGGAGCGCGTGCGTATGACGAAGCTTCGTCAGACTATCGCGCGTCGCCTCAAGGAAGCGCAGAACAACGCCGCGATGCTGACCACCTTCAACGAGGTGGACATGTCGACGATCATGGATTTGCGCAACCGCTACAAGACGATCTTCGAGAAGAAGCACGGCACCAAGCTCGGCTTCATGGGCTTCTTCGTGAAGGCTGTGCTGCATGCCCTGCATGACGTTCCGAGCGTCAACGCGGAGATCGACGGCGACGACATCATCTACAAGAATTTCTACCATATCGGTATCGCGGTCGGCACGGATCGCGGCCTCGTCGTGCCCGTCGTGCGCGACGCGGACCACAAGTCCGTCGCCGAGATCGAGAAGGAGATCGCGGGCTTCGGCGTGAAGGCGCGCGACGGCAAGCTCAGCCTTGAAGAGATGCAGGGCGGCACGTTCACCATCTCGAACGGCGGCGTTTACGGTTCGCTGATGTCGACGCCGATCCTGAATGCGCCGCAGTCGGGCATCCTCGGTATGCACAAGATTCAAGAGCGGCCGGTCGTCGTGAACGGCAAGATCGAGATCCGGCCGATGATGTATCTCGCGCTGTCCTACGATCACCGGCTCGTCGACGGCAAGGATGCCGTGACGTTCCTCGTGCATGTGAAAGATGCGCTGGAAGATCCGCAGCGCCTCATTCTGGACCTTTAG
- the lpdA gene encoding dihydrolipoyl dehydrogenase — MVDAYDLIVIGSGPGGYVCAIRAAQLGLKTAIVEKNPTFGGTCLNVGCIPSKALLHASELYEEAGHGFAGMGIKVKPELDLAAMMKYKAEGIDGNVKGVEYLLKKNKIDTHRGTGRVAGAGKVSVTAADGAVETLATKAIVIATGSDIVRLPGIEIDEKRVVSSTGALDLDRVPEHLVVIGGGVIGLELGSVWRRLGAKVTVVEFLDRILPGMDNEVVKSFQRILEKQGVAFRVSQKVTGVKANGKGPLKVAVAPASGDGATEEFEASHVLVAVGRVPYTEGLGLEEAGVAIDNKRRIVVDDHFETNVPGIYAIGDVIRGPMLAHKAEDEGVAVAENLAGKAGHVNYGVIPGVIYTYPEVASVGKTEESLKAAGVEYTVGKFPFTANGRAKVNRQTEGFVKILADAKTDRVLGVHILGPDAGNMIAEAAVLMEFGGSAEDLARTCHAHPTLPEAVKEAALAVGKRAIHI, encoded by the coding sequence ATGGTTGATGCGTACGACCTTATCGTTATCGGAAGTGGCCCCGGCGGCTATGTCTGCGCCATCCGCGCGGCGCAGCTCGGGCTCAAGACCGCAATCGTGGAAAAGAACCCGACCTTCGGCGGCACCTGCCTCAACGTCGGCTGTATCCCCTCGAAGGCGCTGCTGCACGCGTCCGAGCTTTACGAGGAAGCTGGCCACGGTTTCGCGGGGATGGGCATCAAGGTGAAGCCCGAACTCGATCTTGCGGCGATGATGAAATACAAGGCCGAGGGCATCGACGGTAACGTCAAGGGCGTCGAATATCTCCTGAAGAAGAACAAGATCGATACCCATCGCGGCACGGGCCGCGTTGCGGGCGCGGGCAAGGTGTCGGTCACGGCGGCTGATGGCGCGGTTGAGACGCTCGCGACGAAGGCCATCGTCATCGCCACCGGCTCCGACATCGTTCGGCTGCCGGGCATCGAGATCGACGAGAAGCGCGTCGTCTCGTCCACCGGCGCGCTCGATCTCGACCGGGTTCCCGAGCATCTCGTCGTCATCGGCGGCGGCGTGATCGGTCTCGAACTCGGCTCCGTCTGGCGCAGGCTCGGCGCGAAGGTGACGGTCGTCGAATTCCTCGACCGCATCCTGCCCGGCATGGACAATGAAGTGGTCAAAAGCTTCCAGCGCATCCTCGAAAAGCAGGGCGTGGCCTTCCGCGTCAGCCAGAAGGTGACGGGCGTAAAGGCGAACGGCAAAGGCCCGCTCAAGGTTGCGGTTGCGCCGGCTTCGGGCGATGGCGCGACGGAGGAATTCGAGGCGAGCCATGTGCTCGTCGCTGTCGGCCGCGTGCCCTACACCGAGGGGTTGGGGCTCGAAGAAGCAGGCGTCGCCATCGACAACAAGCGCCGCATCGTCGTTGACGATCATTTCGAGACGAACGTACCCGGCATCTATGCCATCGGCGACGTGATCCGCGGACCGATGCTTGCACACAAGGCGGAAGACGAGGGCGTGGCCGTCGCCGAAAACCTCGCGGGCAAGGCCGGTCACGTGAATTACGGCGTCATCCCGGGTGTGATCTACACCTATCCCGAGGTTGCGAGCGTCGGGAAGACGGAGGAGAGCCTGAAGGCGGCGGGCGTCGAATACACGGTCGGCAAGTTCCCGTTCACCGCGAATGGCCGCGCGAAGGTGAACCGGCAGACCGAAGGTTTCGTGAAGATCCTCGCGGACGCGAAGACGGACCGCGTGCTCGGCGTGCATATCCTCGGGCCGGACGCGGGCAACATGATCGCGGAAGCGGCGGTGCTGATGGAGTTCGGCGGCTCGGCGGAAGACCTCGCGCGCACTTGCCATGCGCACCCGACACTGCCCGAAGCGGTGAAGGAAGCAGCGCTCGCGGTCGGTAAGCGCGCGATCCACATCTGA
- a CDS encoding HPr family phosphocarrier protein encodes MTMPKTSARQKPRTLGADGIYQCLAEVTIVNKRGLHARASAAFVKAAEKFDAEVTVLKDDQKVCGSSIMGLMMLGAGPGTILSIETEGPEAEEALEALTALIEAGFHETD; translated from the coding sequence ATGACAATGCCAAAGACCTCGGCACGGCAAAAACCGCGAACTCTCGGTGCGGACGGCATCTATCAGTGCCTTGCCGAAGTCACCATCGTGAACAAGCGTGGCCTCCACGCTCGCGCCTCGGCCGCCTTCGTGAAAGCGGCCGAAAAATTCGACGCCGAGGTGACGGTCCTGAAGGACGACCAGAAGGTGTGCGGCAGTTCGATCATGGGGCTGATGATGCTGGGCGCCGGTCCGGGCACGATCCTTTCTATCGAAACGGAAGGGCCTGAGGCCGAGGAGGCGCTCGAAGCCCTCACCGCGCTGATCGAGGCTGGCTTCCACGAGACGGACTGA
- a CDS encoding PTS sugar transporter subunit IIA, which produces MIGLVIVTHGNLAREFVSALEHVVGPQQQTATISIAPNDDMEERRNAILAAAKKVESGDGVIILTDMFGGTPSNLAISVMEAGSVEVIAGVNLPMLVKLARIREEVALADALKQAQEAGRKYIHVASLVLNAQ; this is translated from the coding sequence ATGATTGGCCTTGTCATTGTAACCCACGGCAATTTGGCAAGGGAATTTGTCTCCGCGCTTGAGCATGTGGTCGGGCCGCAGCAGCAGACCGCGACGATTTCGATCGCGCCCAACGACGATATGGAAGAACGCAGGAATGCGATCCTCGCCGCGGCCAAAAAGGTTGAAAGCGGAGATGGCGTCATCATCCTGACCGACATGTTCGGCGGAACGCCATCCAACCTCGCGATTTCGGTAATGGAAGCCGGTTCTGTCGAGGTGATCGCGGGCGTGAACCTTCCGATGCTCGTCAAGCTTGCGCGAATTCGTGAAGAAGTTGCACTTGCGGACGCGCTCAAACAGGCGCAGGAAGCCGGTCGAAAGTATATTCACGTCGCGAGCCTTGTGCTCAACGCGCAGTAA
- a CDS encoding HPr kinase/phosphorylase — MDGIVVHGTCVALGGAAALLRGDSGAGKSDLALRFLFLPKDTLGAQPRFVADDGARLRRTDAGIRVTCPDTITGKIEVRTLGIADLPPPWIEGDAHLRLLVDLAARRELPRFPDTIEWEDVLGVRIRRIALDPFESSAPMKLALAMLGRFDGDGG, encoded by the coding sequence ATGGATGGGATCGTCGTTCACGGGACATGCGTTGCGCTCGGCGGAGCCGCGGCGCTCCTTCGCGGCGACTCAGGCGCGGGCAAATCGGACCTCGCGCTTCGTTTCCTGTTTCTGCCGAAGGACACGCTCGGCGCTCAGCCCCGGTTCGTCGCCGACGATGGCGCGCGTCTTCGTCGCACCGACGCGGGAATCCGCGTGACCTGCCCCGACACCATTACGGGGAAGATCGAAGTGCGCACCCTCGGCATCGCCGATCTCCCGCCGCCCTGGATCGAAGGAGACGCGCATCTGCGGCTTCTCGTCGACCTCGCCGCCAGAAGAGAACTGCCGCGCTTTCCCGATACGATCGAATGGGAGGACGTGCTGGGCGTCCGCATACGCCGGATTGCGCTCGACCCGTTTGAATCATCCGCGCCGATGAAACTGGCGCTTGCAATGCTAGGGCGCTTCGACGGGGATGGTGGATAA
- a CDS encoding sensor histidine kinase, whose protein sequence is MVDMSRWWEATSVRRPGRALRLRLLRAGRHLFSRYRFNSITRRIIVINIIGVAVLVGGILYLNQYRVKFIGTRVENLTTQAQIIATAIAQTSKNGGDADGSRAGDRLAVPSSGLSNPDLSFRVDPEVVSPMLRDLVGPTKTRARVFDPYGTLISDSLNLYTRAPTSRAADGGATQGDPGLFNTIWAWLRGQFWTSDLPIYKEFGADGKSYEEVRVALAGSLAPLIRVTEAGDIVISIAVPIQRDSATLGALLLTAQGGDIDDMIARDRLQIVEVAALVAFVTAILSLLLASTIAEPMRRLAVAAERVRRNIKNREQIPDFSDRPDEIGHLSRAFRDMTNALYSRLDAIESFAADVSHELKNPLTSLRNAASLLPRVKNNEDRDKLVAIIEHDVRRLDRLITDISDASRLDAELAREMAKPVDLAKLLKMLCEIQREVRRESGIGIVLNVEGCVTEEDFAETRRFIANGNDSRLSQVIANLLDNAISFSPKKGSIYVSARRLPKKDEIEISVEDEGPGIRDENLEKIFERFYTDRPESFGQNSGLGLNISQQIVKAHGGHIWAENRTSPKPLNPNRPAWGGAAARTPVPTREEAFACGVKERYSWGARVVIRLPACPLG, encoded by the coding sequence ATGGTCGATATGTCCCGGTGGTGGGAAGCGACGAGCGTAAGGCGGCCGGGCCGCGCGCTGCGCCTGCGTTTGCTTCGCGCCGGGCGGCATCTCTTCAGCCGCTACCGCTTCAACAGCATCACCCGCCGCATCATCGTCATCAACATCATCGGCGTGGCCGTTCTGGTGGGCGGCATCCTGTATCTGAACCAGTACCGCGTGAAGTTCATCGGCACGCGCGTCGAAAACCTCACGACGCAGGCGCAGATCATCGCCACGGCCATCGCGCAGACGAGCAAGAACGGGGGCGACGCCGATGGCTCGCGTGCGGGCGACAGGCTTGCCGTGCCATCCTCGGGGCTTTCCAATCCCGACCTGTCGTTCCGTGTCGATCCGGAGGTGGTCTCGCCGATGCTTCGCGATCTCGTGGGGCCGACGAAGACGCGGGCGCGTGTTTTCGACCCCTACGGCACGCTCATTTCCGACAGTTTGAACCTGTACACGCGCGCGCCGACCAGCCGCGCGGCCGACGGCGGGGCGACGCAGGGCGATCCCGGCTTGTTCAACACGATATGGGCCTGGCTTCGCGGGCAATTCTGGACATCCGATCTTCCGATCTACAAGGAGTTCGGAGCGGACGGAAAGTCTTACGAGGAGGTGCGCGTTGCGCTCGCGGGCAGTCTCGCGCCGCTCATTCGCGTGACCGAGGCCGGCGACATCGTGATTTCCATCGCCGTGCCGATCCAGCGCGATTCCGCCACGCTCGGCGCGCTCCTGCTGACGGCGCAGGGCGGCGACATCGACGACATGATCGCCCGCGACCGGCTTCAGATCGTCGAGGTGGCGGCGCTCGTCGCCTTCGTGACGGCGATCCTGTCGCTCCTCCTCGCCAGCACCATCGCCGAGCCGATGCGCCGCCTCGCCGTCGCGGCCGAGCGCGTCCGCCGCAACATCAAGAACCGCGAGCAGATCCCCGACTTCAGCGACCGCCCGGACGAGATCGGCCATCTGTCGCGCGCCTTCCGCGACATGACGAACGCGCTTTACTCCCGGCTCGATGCGATCGAGAGCTTCGCTGCAGACGTCTCGCACGAGCTTAAAAATCCGCTCACCTCGCTCAGAAACGCAGCAAGCCTTCTGCCGAGGGTGAAAAACAATGAAGATCGCGACAAGCTCGTCGCGATCATCGAGCACGATGTGCGCCGTCTCGACCGCCTCATCACCGACATTTCCGACGCCTCCCGGCTCGATGCGGAACTCGCGCGCGAGATGGCGAAGCCCGTCGATCTGGCCAAGCTGCTCAAAATGCTGTGCGAAATTCAGCGGGAGGTTCGACGGGAAAGCGGCATCGGCATCGTGCTCAACGTCGAGGGATGCGTGACCGAAGAGGACTTCGCCGAGACCCGCCGCTTCATCGCGAACGGCAACGACAGCCGCTTGAGCCAGGTGATCGCGAACCTTCTCGACAACGCAATTTCCTTCTCGCCGAAGAAGGGCTCGATTTATGTCAGCGCGCGTCGGCTACCGAAAAAGGACGAGATCGAGATCAGTGTCGAGGATGAAGGCCCCGGCATCCGCGACGAGAACCTCGAAAAGATCTTCGAGCGCTTCTACACCGACCGACCCGAATCGTTCGGGCAAAATTCCGGACTCGGACTCAACATCTCGCAGCAGATCGTGAAGGCCCATGGCGGGCATATCTGGGCGGAGAACCGGACATCGCCAAAGCCGCTCAACCCGAACAGGCCGGCATGGGGCGGCGCTGCGGCGCGAACTCCGGTCCCGACGCGGGAGGAGGCTTTCGCCTGCGGAGTCAAGGAACGCTACAGCTGGGGGGCGCGCGTGGTGATCCGCCTGCCCGCCTGCCCGCTCGGATGA